Proteins encoded within one genomic window of Dasypus novemcinctus isolate mDasNov1 chromosome 17, mDasNov1.1.hap2, whole genome shotgun sequence:
- the MRPL19 gene encoding large ribosomal subunit protein bL19m — MAAYTAPRCGAALGLSRSFRAARALLPAPVSAACRVREGLSRSQSTGPSGRGEFQPPPKPVIVDRRRPPGQERRFLSPEFIPPRGRTDPLKFHIERKDMLERRKVLHIPEFYVGSILRVTTADLYANGKTSQFLGICIQRSGKGLGATFILRNTIEGQGVEICFQLYNPRIQEIQVVKLEKRLDDSLLYLRDALPEYSTFDMNMKPVAQDPTQEVPVNKLKVKMKPKPWSKRWERPKFNVKGIQFDLYLTEEQMEKAQKWAQPWLEFDMMREYDTSKIEAAIWDEIKASEKS; from the exons ATGGCGGCCTACACGGCCCCGCGCTGTGGAGCTGCGCTGGGCCTGTCCCGTAGCTTTCGAGCCGCCAGGGCGCTCCTCCCTGCGCCAGTTTCTGCCGCCTGCC GGGTTCGCGAGGGACTGAGCCGCTCGCAGAGCACCGGGCCTTCGGGGCGCGGCGAGTTCCAGCCGCCGCCGAAACCCGTCATCGTGGACAGGCGCCGCCCCCCGGGCCAGGAGAGAAG GTTCTTGAGTCCTGAATTCATTCCACCAAGGGGAAGAACAGATCCTTTGAAATTTCATATAGAAAGAAAAGATATGTTAGAAAGGAGAAAAGTACTCCACATTCCAGAGTTCTATGTTG GAAGCATACTTCGTGTTACTACAGCCGACCTGTATGCCAATGGAAAAACCAGCCAGTTTCTGGGGATTTGCATCCAGAGATCAGGAAAAGGACTTGGGGCTACTTTTATCCTTAGGAATACTATTGAAGGACAAG gtGTTGAGATTTGCTTTCAACTTTATAATCCTCGAATTCAGGAGATCCAAGTGGTCAAATTAGAGAAACGGCTGGATGATAGCTTGTTATACTTACGAGATGCCCTTCCTGAATATAGTACGTTCGACATGAATATGAAGCCAGTAGCACAAGATCCTACCCAGGAAGTTCCTGTTAATAAG CTGAAAGTAAAAATGAAGCCTAAGCCCTGGTCCAAACGCTGGGAACGTCCAAAATTCAATGTTAAAGGAATCCAGTTTGATCTTTATTTAACTgaagaacaaatggaaaaagcTCAGAAGTGGGCTCAGCCATGGCTTGAGTTTGATATGATGAGGGAATATGATACTTCAAAAATTGAAGCTGCAATATGGGATGAAATTAAAGCATCAGAAAAGTCCTGA